From one Cydia strobilella chromosome 24, ilCydStro3.1, whole genome shotgun sequence genomic stretch:
- the LOC134752375 gene encoding uncharacterized protein LOC134752375 isoform X1: protein MALVLRNAALQKQVSLLKCIKTRTVVTTANKNNNQAPLSAAVSKKRTLRQIFKAKFRFPSFKANLITTPKRDAHTAAAPLYKSVSCFELTDGYRSDDRIQFINDSWLRARSATNFAKPIVNETLPDNASSKFPKDRAGSDILFPTVFESIANAVCPCPCPCGPCGPCCSPCGPCCGNMADCNCGRLLPPPCNTPPKCIQYMQGYYYYPYGTWFCGPYHVNTGAVPVCGPVCPGTACGIAPPNPGLLCKCGPCCCGLLSCSICNPPPFGPGPAGAAPSPWASPNITSSYGVPGISNAQFGGMGSHGSPAMSTQGIFPPCIQESWRQPQPMGQSCLPIPFGVPGSTGQTPMPGGSGFHITFPPVQISPPQTMPTSLSYPTAPQWATQHAPCECSGCVTMRNETETKSPAQVDTPTVMQNIIEPFSKVFPASKPPVNVAEKCKESKKSAKILEDPKVKATFPW, encoded by the exons ATGGCTCTAGTTTTGCGAAACGCCGCCCTCCAGAAACAAGTATCGCTGTTGAAATGTATCAAAACGCGAACAGTAGTTACAACGGCGAACAAAAATAACAACCAGGCGCCATTAT CAGCGGCTGTGTCGAAGAAGCGAACGTTGCGACAAATCTTCAAGGCCAAGTTCAGATTCCCGTCGTTCAAGGCGAACCTAATCACGACGCCGAAGAGGGACGCGCACACCGCAGCGGCCCCGCTGTACAAAAGCGTGTCCTGCTTTGAACTAACCGATGGATACCGGAGTGACGACAGAATACAATTCATCAACGACAGCTGGCTGAGGGCGCGATCGGCTACCAACTTCGCGAAACCGATTGTGAACGAAACATTACCCGACAATGCGTCTTCTAAATTCCCAAAGGATCGGGCTGGCTCGGACATCCTCTTCCCTACCGTGTTTGAGAGCATTGCGAACGCAGTctgcccgtgcccgtgcccgtgtgGACCGTGCGGACCGTGCTGCAGTCCATGCGGCCCCTGCTGCGGCAACATGGCGGACTGCAACTGCGGCCGCTTACTGCCCCCTCCATGCAACACGCCGCCCAAATGTATCCAATACATGCAAGGTTACTACTACTACCCGTACGGCACGTGGTTCTGCGGCCCGTACCACGTGAATACTGGCGCTGTTCCAGTCTGCGGCCCCGTCTGCCCCGGCACCGCCTGCGGCATCGCGCCCCCCAACCCTGGCCTGCTTTGTAAGTGCGGACCTTGCTGCTGTGGGCTCCTTTCGTGCAGCATCTGCAACCCTCCACCTTTCGGTCCAGGTCCTGCAGGAGCAGCTCCCTCACCGTGGGCAAGTCCTAATATTACATCTAGCTACGGAGTTCCTGGCATATCCAACGCACAGTTCGGCGGAATGGGCTCACATGGGTCTCCTGCGATGAGCACACAAGGAATATTCCCACCCTGCATACAAGAGTCTTGGCGTCAACCTCAACCTATGGGGCAATCGTGCCTGCCTATACCTTTTGGTGTGCCCGGAAGCACAGGTCAAACCCCTATGCCTGGTGGGTCAGGCTTCCATATCACTTTCCCTCCAGTACAAATCAGCCCTCCGCAAACTATGCCCACTTCGCTAAGTTATCCGACGGCCCCACAATGGGCCACTCAGCATGCGCCCTGCGAATGTTCGGGCTGTGTGACGATGAGAAACGAGACTGAAACAAAGAGTCCCGCGCAGGTCGATACACCAACAGTCATGCAAAACATAATCGAACCGTTTTCGAAAGTGTTTCCCGCTTCGAAACCACCCGTAAATGTGGCTGAAAAGTGCAAAGAAAGCAAAAAATCTGCTAAAATATTGGAAGACCCGAAAGTGAAAGCAACATTCCCTTGGTga
- the LOC134752375 gene encoding uncharacterized protein LOC134752375 isoform X2, with protein sequence MALVLRNAALQKQVSLLKCIKTRTVVTTANKNNNQAPLSAVSKKRTLRQIFKAKFRFPSFKANLITTPKRDAHTAAAPLYKSVSCFELTDGYRSDDRIQFINDSWLRARSATNFAKPIVNETLPDNASSKFPKDRAGSDILFPTVFESIANAVCPCPCPCGPCGPCCSPCGPCCGNMADCNCGRLLPPPCNTPPKCIQYMQGYYYYPYGTWFCGPYHVNTGAVPVCGPVCPGTACGIAPPNPGLLCKCGPCCCGLLSCSICNPPPFGPGPAGAAPSPWASPNITSSYGVPGISNAQFGGMGSHGSPAMSTQGIFPPCIQESWRQPQPMGQSCLPIPFGVPGSTGQTPMPGGSGFHITFPPVQISPPQTMPTSLSYPTAPQWATQHAPCECSGCVTMRNETETKSPAQVDTPTVMQNIIEPFSKVFPASKPPVNVAEKCKESKKSAKILEDPKVKATFPW encoded by the exons ATGGCTCTAGTTTTGCGAAACGCCGCCCTCCAGAAACAAGTATCGCTGTTGAAATGTATCAAAACGCGAACAGTAGTTACAACGGCGAACAAAAATAACAACCAGGCGCCATTAT CGGCTGTGTCGAAGAAGCGAACGTTGCGACAAATCTTCAAGGCCAAGTTCAGATTCCCGTCGTTCAAGGCGAACCTAATCACGACGCCGAAGAGGGACGCGCACACCGCAGCGGCCCCGCTGTACAAAAGCGTGTCCTGCTTTGAACTAACCGATGGATACCGGAGTGACGACAGAATACAATTCATCAACGACAGCTGGCTGAGGGCGCGATCGGCTACCAACTTCGCGAAACCGATTGTGAACGAAACATTACCCGACAATGCGTCTTCTAAATTCCCAAAGGATCGGGCTGGCTCGGACATCCTCTTCCCTACCGTGTTTGAGAGCATTGCGAACGCAGTctgcccgtgcccgtgcccgtgtgGACCGTGCGGACCGTGCTGCAGTCCATGCGGCCCCTGCTGCGGCAACATGGCGGACTGCAACTGCGGCCGCTTACTGCCCCCTCCATGCAACACGCCGCCCAAATGTATCCAATACATGCAAGGTTACTACTACTACCCGTACGGCACGTGGTTCTGCGGCCCGTACCACGTGAATACTGGCGCTGTTCCAGTCTGCGGCCCCGTCTGCCCCGGCACCGCCTGCGGCATCGCGCCCCCCAACCCTGGCCTGCTTTGTAAGTGCGGACCTTGCTGCTGTGGGCTCCTTTCGTGCAGCATCTGCAACCCTCCACCTTTCGGTCCAGGTCCTGCAGGAGCAGCTCCCTCACCGTGGGCAAGTCCTAATATTACATCTAGCTACGGAGTTCCTGGCATATCCAACGCACAGTTCGGCGGAATGGGCTCACATGGGTCTCCTGCGATGAGCACACAAGGAATATTCCCACCCTGCATACAAGAGTCTTGGCGTCAACCTCAACCTATGGGGCAATCGTGCCTGCCTATACCTTTTGGTGTGCCCGGAAGCACAGGTCAAACCCCTATGCCTGGTGGGTCAGGCTTCCATATCACTTTCCCTCCAGTACAAATCAGCCCTCCGCAAACTATGCCCACTTCGCTAAGTTATCCGACGGCCCCACAATGGGCCACTCAGCATGCGCCCTGCGAATGTTCGGGCTGTGTGACGATGAGAAACGAGACTGAAACAAAGAGTCCCGCGCAGGTCGATACACCAACAGTCATGCAAAACATAATCGAACCGTTTTCGAAAGTGTTTCCCGCTTCGAAACCACCCGTAAATGTGGCTGAAAAGTGCAAAGAAAGCAAAAAATCTGCTAAAATATTGGAAGACCCGAAAGTGAAAGCAACATTCCCTTGGTga